In one window of Ruminococcus albus AD2013 DNA:
- a CDS encoding DEAD/DEAH box helicase family protein gives MSEKIRFQIEELDYQEDAVNAVIDLLKGIDRQAVSSIYSDKSVIRRFTSSHPEANVRFNAGTRLIQNLNTVQYRNGLFKDSGIVGNIPQFTIEMETGTGKTFVYLETILRLWSEFGGQFKKFIIVVPSNPILMGVKKSIETFADYFKPKFNNLDLSEHFFVFDKNATREQVTNKLIESTDLSIMLITNHSFNKEQNRLRQEDEHGIVIWNDIKEIAPIIIIDEPQKLDGDGKKVTASMKAILELNPPMILRYSATHKNLYNPIYRLDSYDAYKKKLVKGIKVTTVHSLTPKDFPYVRYVDFTSALQARIEIFYKKQGDIIRCRKFDVDSNASLEELSGGLPQYHNWYIATQPRKDEPLQISKDDGDILWLNKGKSNDEIDHSVAVEKQIELAIRAHINKQSEILASGKKIKVLTLFFVDSVAKVRGDSEDGRGEYLRIFDRVFEDIRSQPNLIESSILQQYPKEFAILNPDVPVSQVREGYFAVDKKHNVVEVDGWNSDLNDEDISLKAKAQEDVDRGIDLILNKKDELISFDEPLSFIFSHSALREGWDNPNVFILVTLKEGGSDIAKKQEVGRGLRLPVDITGTRCYDSTINELTVVANDYFDHFASTLQSDYNKSTGFNKNEVSADVVKLTMLKAGVPADKIEEACDAFKRELLSSGAAKIDKSGKIVLTKEAEEFPNIMFNDPTLIEHSDKIIESFVNVMQDKGSNKIEITNGDEEPFENKMQSYVNEGEFATMYRKLLTILQKKSVYRYKLDTDEFISATASEIERQLAKKNDFIQFKITKADVDFSDSRKMQMGNAQSQVEDSTSHTITYDERPLFELVNMIMMHTMLPRLAIIRIIKKLSDKARNKINNQDYLEEAISIINQQLVSYKSKQFLDAELVASVGSAEKDIFEVDKIANEEEIRYLFTPNPARRRAMNLKYKFDSEGEYKFAKALDEDPNVLLYTKLKKGGFVIETPVGNYSPDWAIVYQKDNEQLAMYFIAETKWDKEAGNLSDDEKIKIRCATKHFEAVDGSMKDKVKYAWVNAYKDTTQDHSFPQIFIDENYFDTLTL, from the coding sequence TTGAGTGAAAAGATAAGATTTCAGATTGAGGAGCTTGACTATCAGGAAGATGCTGTTAACGCAGTTATTGATTTGCTCAAAGGTATAGATCGTCAGGCTGTAAGTAGTATTTACAGTGACAAGTCAGTAATTCGTCGCTTTACTTCATCACACCCTGAAGCCAACGTTCGATTTAACGCAGGAACAAGACTTATACAGAATCTTAATACCGTACAGTACCGTAATGGTCTTTTCAAGGACAGCGGTATTGTAGGCAACATACCACAGTTTACTATAGAAATGGAAACAGGTACGGGTAAGACTTTTGTATATCTGGAAACTATTCTTCGTTTATGGAGCGAGTTTGGAGGACAGTTTAAGAAGTTTATCATTGTTGTTCCTTCAAATCCTATTCTTATGGGTGTTAAGAAGTCGATAGAAACTTTTGCTGACTATTTTAAGCCTAAGTTCAATAACCTTGACTTATCTGAGCATTTCTTTGTATTTGATAAAAACGCAACTCGTGAACAAGTTACAAATAAGCTAATAGAAAGTACTGATCTTTCTATTATGCTTATTACTAACCACAGCTTTAATAAGGAACAGAATCGGTTGCGGCAAGAAGATGAGCACGGTATTGTAATCTGGAATGATATAAAAGAGATAGCTCCTATAATAATTATAGACGAACCTCAGAAGCTTGACGGTGATGGCAAAAAAGTAACTGCTTCTATGAAAGCGATACTGGAACTGAATCCGCCTATGATACTGCGATACTCTGCAACACATAAAAACCTGTACAATCCGATATACCGTCTTGATTCATATGATGCATACAAGAAAAAGCTAGTCAAGGGTATCAAGGTTACGACAGTACATAGCCTTACGCCGAAGGACTTTCCGTATGTTCGATATGTTGATTTCACATCAGCCTTGCAGGCAAGGATAGAGATATTCTACAAGAAACAGGGCGATATAATACGTTGTCGAAAGTTTGATGTTGACAGTAATGCTTCATTGGAGGAGCTTTCAGGCGGTCTACCGCAGTATCACAACTGGTACATAGCAACCCAGCCACGCAAGGATGAACCTTTGCAGATTAGTAAAGATGATGGAGATATTCTTTGGCTTAATAAAGGAAAGAGCAATGACGAAATAGATCATTCTGTAGCAGTCGAAAAACAAATAGAACTCGCTATTCGAGCACATATAAACAAACAATCAGAGATACTTGCAAGTGGCAAGAAGATAAAGGTGTTGACTCTGTTTTTCGTAGACAGTGTAGCCAAAGTTCGTGGAGATAGTGAGGACGGAAGAGGCGAATATCTGCGTATATTTGATAGAGTATTTGAGGATATACGTTCTCAGCCTAATCTTATTGAAAGCTCTATTTTACAACAGTATCCAAAAGAATTTGCAATTTTGAATCCTGATGTTCCTGTATCACAAGTACGAGAGGGTTATTTTGCTGTTGATAAGAAACATAATGTAGTTGAGGTTGACGGCTGGAACAGTGACCTCAATGACGAGGATATCAGTCTTAAAGCTAAAGCTCAGGAGGATGTGGATAGAGGTATTGATCTTATCTTGAATAAAAAGGACGAGCTTATTAGCTTTGATGAACCGCTTTCATTTATTTTTTCTCACTCTGCTTTGCGTGAAGGTTGGGATAATCCTAACGTTTTTATATTGGTAACGCTAAAAGAAGGCGGCAGTGATATTGCAAAGAAGCAGGAAGTAGGCAGAGGCTTACGTCTTCCAGTAGATATTACGGGTACACGTTGCTATGATAGCACCATTAATGAGCTTACAGTTGTTGCTAACGATTATTTTGATCACTTTGCAAGTACATTACAGAGCGACTATAACAAATCTACTGGCTTTAACAAAAACGAAGTCAGTGCAGATGTTGTTAAACTCACTATGCTGAAAGCCGGAGTCCCTGCTGATAAGATAGAAGAAGCGTGTGATGCATTCAAACGAGAGCTTTTATCTTCTGGTGCCGCTAAAATTGATAAATCTGGCAAAATCGTTCTAACTAAAGAGGCAGAAGAATTTCCAAATATTATGTTCAATGACCCTACTCTTATCGAGCATTCTGATAAGATCATCGAATCCTTTGTTAACGTTATGCAGGATAAGGGCAGTAATAAGATTGAGATTACAAATGGCGATGAAGAACCGTTTGAAAACAAAATGCAGAGCTACGTTAATGAAGGCGAATTTGCTACTATGTATCGTAAACTGCTGACAATTCTGCAAAAGAAATCTGTTTATAGGTATAAACTTGACACAGATGAATTCATTTCTGCAACTGCCTCTGAAATCGAAAGACAGCTTGCCAAGAAGAATGACTTCATACAGTTTAAGATTACCAAAGCAGATGTAGATTTTAGCGATTCTCGTAAAATGCAGATGGGTAATGCACAATCACAGGTTGAAGACAGCACCAGTCATACTATAACCTATGATGAAAGACCTCTGTTTGAACTTGTAAATATGATAATGATGCATACTATGCTTCCAAGACTTGCAATTATAAGAATAATAAAGAAGTTATCTGACAAAGCAAGGAACAAGATTAATAATCAGGATTACCTTGAAGAAGCAATATCCATTATCAATCAGCAGCTTGTTTCTTATAAGAGCAAACAATTCTTAGATGCAGAATTGGTAGCAAGCGTTGGTTCAGCTGAGAAAGATATATTTGAGGTTGATAAGATTGCTAACGAGGAAGAAATACGTTATCTATTTACTCCAAATCCAGCCCGCAGACGTGCGATGAACCTTAAATACAAGTTTGATAGTGAGGGCGAATATAAATTCGCTAAAGCTCTTGATGAAGATCCTAATGTATTGCTTTATACTAAACTGAAAAAAGGCGGTTTTGTTATCGAAACTCCTGTTGGAAACTATTCTCCTGACTGGGCAATAGTCTATCAAAAGGACAACGAACAGCTTGCTATGTATTTTATTGCAGAAACAAAATGGGATAAAGAAGCTGGCAATCTCAGCGATGATGAGAAAATAAAGATTCGCTGTGCAACCAAGCATTTTGAAGCTGTTGACGGCTCAATGAAAGATAAGGTTAAATACGCCTGGGTTAATGCTTATAAGGATACAACTCAAGACCATAGTTTCCCTCAGATTTTTATTGATGAGAACTACTTTGATACATTAACGCTATAA